In one Brassica oleracea var. oleracea cultivar TO1000 chromosome C9, BOL, whole genome shotgun sequence genomic region, the following are encoded:
- the LOC106314300 gene encoding uncharacterized protein LOC106314300, protein MFVAKWAPGVQAEKPELTTVPVWLDFTGVPLQFFNRDALKEIAGLVGHPICLHPSTENLTNIEVAKVYTVIDPRKPLPEAVNAQFENGEVVRIQVSSPWLPSLCGHCLKVGHTVSKCPDAPPKCSVCGSVKHSAEECTRLRNGLRKDKAPIASELPIVDLPPPSQVNPVRTRASTEHAQPHRSGGKPNSSKSNSGHSVKQQSSNGSALPSAQKSLIFVDLNATGLSSTRNSTQETDTDLDSGLESSSADEDDPTEKADRFIEVMSRKLKKSQRSLRKAGARGSLNL, encoded by the coding sequence ATGTTTGTGGCCAAATGGGCTCCTGGGGTTCAGGCTGAAAAACCCGAGCTCACCACAGTCCCAGTATGGCTTGATTTCACTGGCGTACCTCTTCAATTTTTCAACAGAGATGCCTTGAAGGAGATAGCTGGCCTCGTTGGACACCCAATCTGCTTACACCCGTCAACCGAAAATCTCACAAATATTGAGGTTGCTAAGGTGTACACGGTGATTGATCCAAGGAAGCCACTACCGGAAGCTGTTAATGCACAGTTTGAAAATGGGGAAGTTGTTAGAATACAAGTTTCAAGCCCCTGGCTCCCTTCACTTTGCGGTCATTGCCTAAAGGTTGGTCACACTGTCTCAAAGTGCCCAGATGCACCACCAAAATGTAGCGTATGTGGTTCAGTAAAGCATTCTGCAGAAGAGTGTACTAGGCTTCGTAATGGCCTGCGCAAGGACAAAGCCCCCATAGCCAGCGAACTCCCTATTGTGGATCTCCCACCTCCCTCTCAGGTGAATCCTGTCCGGACCAGGGCCTCCACAGAGCACGCTCAACCTCACAGATCAGGAGGAAAACCTAATTCCAGCAAGAGCAATTCTGGTCACTCCGTGAAGCAGCAGAGTTCTAATGGATCTGCTCTTCCCTCTGCGCAAAAATCTCTCATATTTGTGGATTTAAATGCTACGGGATTAAGTTCTACAAGGAACTCCACTCAAGAAACAGACACGGACTTGGATTCAGGGTTAGAAAGCAGCTCAGCTGATGAGGATGATCCAACCGAAAAAGCTGATCGGTTCATTGAGGTAATGTCTCGCAAGCTGAAGAAGTCTCAGAGATCTCTTCGAAAAGCCGGAGCCAGAGGCTCCTTAAACCTCTGA